GCCGCTGCTAAAACGCTTTTAAAAGCGCCGGGCCGGCGCTATATGCACCGGCCCGGAGTCGTAGAAGCCGCACGGCCTACTAAAATCGCGTGCGTCGGTCGTAATCGGCCATGCGTCGATCCCAGTCTCGCAAAAACGGATCAGATTCCTCCGACCCGCCTCGCTGCTTGAGGACAAAAGCCCCGATCAGGTAGGCCGCCAGCGTCAGCAGAGGCCAGATAAACGCCAGGATGACTGTCACAACCCGCACGCCGAGCGTACTGAAGTTCAGCGTGTCGGCGACCGTCGCGCAAACGCCGCCAAGCCAAGCTTTAGGGTGACGACTGCTCATGCGGCGTTGTCTCCTCCCTCAGATCGGCCGGCAACCTTTTGCCTCAGCTCCGCTAACTCCGCTTCGATTCGGGGATCCTCGAGCTCCTCAGAACGGGTCTCGCGCTGAGGGACGACGTCGAAGGCTTCAACCCGCGCTTCCAGCTGATCCATCTGCACCTCGAGGCGCTCGAAGCGGGCGGAAACGTCCGCCAGCTTCCGATCCGCGGGGGAGGTGTAATGAAGGATCTTGGCAGGCTCTTGCTGCTGCCGCATCGTTTGCTGGCGCTTGCGCGCCTCCCCCAGCCTTTTTTCGAGACGCCGGATATCATCGTTCACCCGCTGCATGCCCTGTCCCGCCTGGGTGATTGCCATCTCACAGCGGTCTGCTTCTTCGGTCAGCTTGTGGCGGGAAGCGAGCGCCTCGCGCGCCAGCTCATCTCGGCCCTGGGCAACCGCCTGTTCCGCCCGTTCGCTCCACTGCTGTTGCTGGGCCAGGATGCCCTCGCGGCGGCGCTGAAAGCGCTTCTGCTCGCCCA
The Pseudomonadota bacterium DNA segment above includes these coding regions:
- a CDS encoding PspC domain-containing protein, which gives rise to MSSRHPKAWLGGVCATVADTLNFSTLGVRVVTVILAFIWPLLTLAAYLIGAFVLKQRGGSEESDPFLRDWDRRMADYDRRTRF
- a CDS encoding PspA/IM30 family protein; this translates as MSTMSRFRHVVSANVNALLERAEDPEKMLAALVREMEDALREARAASADLLGEQKRFQRRREGILAQQQQWSERAEQAVAQGRDELAREALASRHKLTEEADRCEMAITQAGQGMQRVNDDIRRLEKRLGEARKRQQTMRQQQEPAKILHYTSPADRKLADVSARFERLEVQMDQLEARVEAFDVVPQRETRSEELEDPRIEAELAELRQKVAGRSEGGDNAA